Proteins found in one Pelmatolapia mariae isolate MD_Pm_ZW linkage group LG7, Pm_UMD_F_2, whole genome shotgun sequence genomic segment:
- the LOC134630340 gene encoding fibulin-7-like, which yields MPDREVGGGEGGGGGRVVRERRRNLASALEKKEQEKRWFSSEDAAEELKTDHHEDGAFIQDESCWGHYADDDDDQPSSDLFFFCSEAKGTPPNTENTNHKFAVWQQRRVKLCFNSDCEECPPTHDLLNSLRQVEKMLAVHETSYQQGLRSLKKKISALHNSGLRLSQTEMFCLPASCPKPDPPAHGRRLGRVFGIGHEVHFLCKSGYELIGPRTRVCLESLKWSGQQPMCRRLNSTANSLPSFSPASPSSSASSSSSFPASAALSASSSATSLSHQSPTSSSPSSSVRPSHCTHFLGSTRCTCDVGFTISGRDNNICTDIDECHLFPLGQPGRLCVHQCVNTPGSFHCICPSGYDLTRDGRGCTDIDECENRMHNCTADQLCVNTYGGFQCVTVECPRMKNATYIKTSSMRCERNPCMLGDKPCTQAPNSISFHFLSVVSNMSAPRILFRVSAARVLGDTLRFGLAGGRGRGHFSVQRSGRQTGTLLLVTPIKGPATLEAEVEMSELEHNTLLGRYLTKVTLFVSPYEF from the exons ATGCCTGACAGGGAGGTGGGTGGAGgtgaaggtggaggtggagggagGGTTGTGAGGGAGCGCAGGAGAAATTTGGCAAGTGCCCTCGAAAAGAAAGAGCAGGAGAAGAGATGGTTCAGTTCTGAGGACGCAGCAGAGGAGCTGAAGACGGATCATCATGAGGATGGAGCTTTTATCCAGGATGAAAGCTGCTGGGGTCATTACgctgacgatgatgatgatcagCCTTCATCAGATTTATTCTTCTTCTGCTCAG AAGCCAAAGGAACGCCTCCAAACACCGAAAACACAAACCACAAGTTCGCTGTGTGGCAGCAGCGCCGAGTTAAGCTGTGTTTCAACAGTGATTGTGAG GAGTGTCCACCCACTCACGATCTGCTGAACTCGCTGCGGCAGGTGGAGAAGATGCTGGCGGTCCATGAGACGTCCTACCAGCAGGGCCTGCGCTCCCTAAAGAAGAAGATTAGTGCCCTGCACAACA GTGGATTAAGATTATCTCAGACAGAAATGTTTTGCCTTCCAGCATCCTGCCCCAAACCGGATCCCCCCGCTCACGGCCGCAGACTGGGCAGGGTGTTTGGCATCGGACACGAGGTCCACTTCCTGTGCAAGTCCGGCTATGAGCTGATTGGTCCTCGGACCCGAGTGTGTCTGGAGTCTCTGAAGTGGAGCGGTCAGCAGCCCATGTGCAGAC GCCTCAACAGCACCGCCAACTCCCTCCCCTCCTTCTCTCCCgcttctccctcctcctccgcctcctcttcatcatcatttCCTGCTTCTGCTGCTCTGTCAGCATCCTCTTCAGCAACTTCACTTTCTCACCAATCACCCACGTcatcctctccctcctcttcaGTACGACCCTCTCACTGCACACACTTCCTGGGCTCCACCCGCTGCACCTGTGACGTGGGCTTCACCATATCAGGCCGTGACAACAACATCTGCACAG ATATCGACGAGTGCCATCTGTTTCCCCTCGGTCAGCCTGGCCGGCTCTGCGTCCATCAGTGCGTGAACACACCCGGCAGCTTCCACTGCATCTGTCCGTCCGGGTACGACCTGACCAGAGATGGCCGCGGCTGCACAG ACATTGACGAGTGTGAAAACCGGATGCACAACTGCACAGCAGACCAGCTGTGTGTGAACACCTACGGAGGTTTCCAGTGCGTGACGGTGGAGTGTCCTCGCATGAAAAACGCCACGTACATCAAAACATCGTCCAT GCGGTGTGAGAGGAACCCGTGCATGCTGGGAGACAAGCCATGCACTCAGGCACCAAACTCCATCTCCTTCCACTTCCTCTCTGTAGTGTCCAACATGTCCGCCCCGCGCATCCTCTTCCGGGTGTCTGCCGCTCGCGTGCTGGGCGACACGCTGCGATTCGGCCTCGCCGGTGGTCGCGGCCGGGGCCACTTTAGTGTGCAGCGCTCGGGCAGACAGACGGGCACCCTCCTCCTGGTGACGCCCATCAAGGGGCCGGCCACGCTAGAAGCCGAGGTGGAGATGAGCGAGCTGGAGCACAACACCCTGCTGGGCCGCTACCTCACCAAGGTCACCCTGTTCGTGTCTCCGTACGAGTTTTAG